CCGAAAGCGCCAACCGCGACGTctgctgccgcgccgagccaaGGCGAGCAAGAGGGCACAGGCACGCCGGGCGCTCAGCcggccggcgagcaggaCCTCTTTAGCGCGGTGATTGGCGTGTAcgatgccgacgagctcgacgaggacgacgcggtgcacaGTTTCGAGATCCGCGAAGAGTTTATCGAGACGGTGAAGCGGCGCTGCAATGAGCTCGGTTTTCCTATGCTTGAGGAGTACGACTTCCGCAACGACCGGCTGAATCCCGACCTGGACATTGACCTAAAGCCTATCACGCATATCCGGCCGTACCAGGAAAAGAGTCTTGCCAAGATGTTTGGTAACagtcgcgcacgcagcggcaTTATTGTGCTGCCGTGTGGCGCCGGCAAGACCTTGGTCGGGATTACCGCTGCGTGCACGATCAAAAAGTCGTGCCTCGTGCTTTGCACCAGCAGCGTGAGTGTCATGCAATGGCGGCAGCAGTTCCTGCAGTGGAGCAACGTGCAAGACTCGCAGATCAGCGTATTCACTGCGGACGAGAAGCAAAAGTTCTCGGGTGCGTCGGGTATCGTCGTGTCGACCTACTCCATGGTAGCCAACACCGGCAAGCGCTCGCACACCTCGCAAAAAATGATGAACTTTTTGGAGAGCCGCGAATGGGGTTTCATCTtgctggacgaggtgcacgTCGTGCCCGCTAGCATGTTCCGTCGCGTCCTGACCAAGATCAAGGCGCATGCCAAGCTCGGCCTTACtgcgacgctcgtgcgTGAGGACGAAAAGATTGACGAACTGAATTTCCTGGTCGGTCCCAAGTTGTATGAAGCCAACTGGATGGACCTCGCCGCGAAAGGGCACATTGCGACGGTGCAGTGCGCCGAGGTATGGTGCTCCATGACCGCTGAGTTCTACCGCGAGTACCTCCGCGAAAAGAGCCGCAAAAAGATGCTACTGTACTGTATGAACCCTACCAAGttccaggcggcgcagtACCTGATCCAGTACCACGAGAACCGGGGCGACAAGATCATTGTGTTTTCTGACAATGTGTACGCTTTGGAGGCGTACGCCATCAAGCTAGGCAAGCCCTACATCcacggcggcacgccgcagaTTGAGCGCATGCGCATTCTGCAAAACTTCCAGCACAACCCGATCGTCAATACCATCTTCCTGTCCAAGGTCGGCGATACGTCGATCGATTTGCCGGAAGCGACGTGCCTCATCCAGATCTCGTCGCACTTTGGCTCGCGTCGtcaagaggcgcagcgtctcggccGCATTCTGCgtgccaagcgccgcaatgACGAGGGCTTCAACGCTTTCTTTTACAGTCTCGTGAGCAAGGACACGGCCGAGATGTTCTACTCGACAAAGCGGCAGCAGTTCCTGATCGACCAGGGCTATGCGTTCCGCGTGATTATGAATTTGGTGGGCCAGCAAGAGATGCCAGGCCTCGTCTACTCTACCAAGTCGGAGCAGATTGAACTCTTGCAGAGCGTGCTGATCGCTTCGgagagcgccgccgacttTGGCTCCGACGTGCACGCGGGCGAAATGGGCCTCGCGCCCGGCAGCGCGCCCAAGGCCAAGCGGATGACCGGCAGCCTCAACGCATTGAGCGGTGCACAGCACATGTCCTATGTGGTACGTATTTCTACTAACCCCAGGAACGCAACCGCTCCATGAACCGCTCTCTGGCCAACGACCAGCCGCGGCACAAGGCGTTCCAAaagcgcctcgctggcGCCAAGAAGCGTACATAGCACGTGGCACCACGTGGTCAGACAACCGCCGAATTTTGCTGGGGCAACATTGCAAATTGTATACCATCCCTGGGTCATCGCTCCTGGATTGCAATTTTTTTCCCTCCATACGCGTAGCGCGACTTCACGCGACAAGATTAACGTGATGGGCGATCCATCCATTTCATCGGCGATGCTGGACAGCGTCCCCATGGCCGGCGTACGTGATTCCGTGCTTACCCAGACTGTCCCGCCTCCGATCGAAACCGTGTCGATCAAGGTGGGGGATCTCTTTCCCAACATGAAGCAGTTCCGCGCAAAGCTCGGCCTGTATGGTATTACGCACAAGTGCCCGTaccgtgcgcgccgcagtgACAACAGCCGCTTTGTCGGCATCTGCCCCACGGTCATGAACGAGCTGAAAAAGGAGGACCATGGCCAGGAGTCGCCGGACACAAGCTTTGGGGGCGAGTCGAGCAAGGGCGCGATGCAGCGGGGTACTGGCAAGGCATCCTGCCCATTTAACGTCATCGCGCGGAGACGCAAGGAGGGTGGCGTCTGCGTGACACGCGCCATTCTCAACCACTCTCCAGACTGTACCGCGCCGGTTACGttctcgacctcggcgacgtccgCGTACATGGCGCAGCTCATGGACGACAATGCGTCGAccatcgcgccgcgcgagatTGGAAAGTATGTTCACGAGGCCACGGGTACCAAACTGTCCTACTCGACCCTGTGGCGTACCTCGCATCTGCTGGCGACcaaagagcgcgagcgacaGGACGCGACCTTTAAGAAGATTGTTCCTTTCTTGAACGCATTCCGCGAGGCGAATCCAGGGACACTGGCTGTGGTCGAGCAACGACCGGATGCGCGCTTCTACCGCGCGTTCCTTTgccccggcgcgctggcgggCGCGTTTGGCGACTGTCCTTTCTCGCTGCACGTGGAAGCCATGCCGATTACGTCGTTCCACGGCGGCTCTTTGCTGATTGCCTATGTCAAAGACGGCCTAGGCGCACTTGTCCctcttgcgctcggcattACGCCGCAAGAGGACGAGGAAAATTGGCGCTTCTTTTTTCACCAGTTGCTCACCGCACTGCCGATCATCGGCTGCCCGGGCGTGACGGTGACGCACGCAAAAGACGCAGCGATTAACGACGCGCAACTCTCTGTgctgccgacgtcgcggaGCAGCACAGCCTTTACCCGGTTAGACTGGACCGCGTCTGGAACGTTGCACGAGTACTACACGCAATTGTCGCAGTTGTGCTCGAACAGCTACTTTACCATCATGGTCGGTTGGATTACGCAggtcgccgtgctcgtgTACGCGCGCTACGTTGAGCTCGAGACGGAGCACAGCGTCTTCCCCGGCGGCATCTTGGGCCGCTTGAATGTCGGCTCGAGCGGTTGGGAAGTGGCGTCGTTCGGCCCGTCCGACTATCTCGTGGTCAATGCACACGAGAAGCAACAGGTAAACCTCGCGCTACGCACCTGTAGCTGCGGTCAATGGATGGAGCACCCGTTCCCTTGTAtccacgcgacgcgctgcttgccgctcgagcggtTAGTCGGCCTCGGTCAATTTGTGCACCCCTCCTATTTCACGGAGAGTGTGCGACGATGCTACAGCCGCCGCATGGCCCTTATTGATGCGAATGCCGTGCCAGCGCAGGACGACCCTTCGATGAGTCGCGCAGAGCACGGGTTCGTGGgcgacgcagcgacgaACCCCGATGCGGTGGTGATCCCGACCGAGATGCCATTGCTCCCGCCTTCTGCGGTTGAGACCGTGAAGCGTGGCCGTGGTCGCCCCCGTGTTGTTCGCTCGAACAACGGCGGGCGTGGCGCTGGGCTTGGCGCCATGTACCAGTGCGGCCACTGCCACGGAAAAGGGCACAATTCACGCACCTGCCCTCTGAACAACAAAAACGATAATGTGCCAGTGCACAACACCCCCCCGTCGGCAGGCTCGATGAACGCCGCGACGCAGTCACCGGCATCGGCCGTGTTTGGCGACGCTCCTGTCCCTTTTGCGATTGACGCCGCTCTTACGCATTCTACCGCAACTGTCTAGCAGGTATCTGCCCCCTTGTACCATTTCTGTAGATGCTATATTTCCTAGCTCCGCTTCTTCtcgttgcgctgcgcctcgagcttggcAATTTGCTCCAGGCGCACCTTTtcctcgagcttgcggtCCTGGCGGATGGCGTACCACTCACCGCCCTGCAGGAGTAGCACACCaaagaggagcgcggcgatgaTCACGTTGGTCGCCGAGATGACCTGCACGAGCGAAATGCGCTCGGTCTGCGTGAGGGCCATGGTCGTGTTGCCGTCCTGGCGTGCCTTGCTGGCCTCGTACAcaccgcgcgcgacgtagTACTCGTCCTTGgggtgcgcaagcgcgcgcaAGTTGGGCAGCGTCACCGAGAGATACATGAGCAGCGAACCGAGATAGAGCACTGGGTAAGTAGTTGGGACGTACCAACGCTGCCCATGCCAAAGTAGCGGTCGTTCTCCGTCCAGCGGTGCAGCTTCGTGACAATACCAATCATGCCAAGACCAAGCACCGCGTGGAAGAACGCCGTGATGGTCAGGGGCGACGCAAACATGGACAGGTAGAACTCCTCCGCGCGGTCAATCGCGCGCTCCGTCGCGCGACCCTGGAACAGGATCGGGAAGTCAAACGTCGAGGTGACGAACAACACGCCTGTATCAGATACGCATGATCTACTTACCGTAAATGAACATGACGCTCCCAATCACAAAACCCGTGCGGAATCCCATCTTGGTAGCGATACGAAGAGACGCGAACGTGGATTGTCGGTGTTATCTGCCACGTGGCACTGCACTGGGGTGGCCCATGCTTTGTGCGGAGCGGGCGTCTGCTCTCTAAGAACTAGCTATTTCTCGAACGGATCAACAGCTGCTATGCAGGTCCGCTCCACCAGagccgtgcgctcgcggcaTGCGTGCTCCGCACTGGTGCCTACGGTGATGCTTACGTTATCGCACCTAATATGGTGTCaccgcgcgcctgcgctctGGCGAAGGAACAACCACGGAATTCGATCGAACGGCACACCTTCCCGCACGGACGCGCTTCTCGATCGGCACCGTGCAGTATTTAAATCCGCTTCCGGCCCCGGTCCTTTCGCATCCCACCAACATGTCTCTGAACAAGACGATCACTCTCAACGACGGCAACAAGATCCCCCAGATTGGCCTGGGCACCTGGCTCTCCGAGCCCGGCCAGGTTGAGGCGGCGGTTGAGCACGCTGTCAAGTCGGGCTACCGTCACCTGGACCTTGCCAAGATCTACCAGAACCAGCACGAGGTCGGTGCCGCGCTGAAGAAGGTGATTCCCTCGGTTGtgaagcgcgaggagctcttCATCACCTCGAAGCTGTGGAACATCTCGCACAAGCCCGAGGCCGTTGAGCCTGCGCTGGACGACACGCTCAAGGAGCTCGGTCTCGAGTACCTTGACCTCTACCTGATCCACTGGCCTGTTGCCCTGGACGGTGGCCCCTCGGGTGAGCTCGTTCCCCAGGAGAATGGCAAAATCAAGCTGGACCTCCAGACTTCGCTGGTCGAGACCTGGAAGGCCGTGGTCGACCTCAAGAAGACCGGCAAGGTCAAGTCGGTTGGCGTCTCCAACTTTAGCCCCAAGCACATTGATGC
This is a stretch of genomic DNA from Malassezia japonica chromosome 3, complete sequence. It encodes these proteins:
- the CSH3 gene encoding Protein csh3 (TransMembrane:3 (o40-62i74-93o138-159i); EggNog:ENOG503P2BZ; COG:S), whose translation is MGFRTGVLFVTSTFDFPILFQGRATERAIDRAEEFYLSMFASPLTITAFFHAVLGLGMIGIVTKLHRWTENDRYFGMGSVVLYLGSLLMYLSVTLPNLRALAHPKDEYYVARGVYEASKARQDGNTTMALTQTERISLVQVISATNVIIAALLFGVLLLQGGEWYAIRQDRKLEEKVRLEQIAKLEAQRNEKKRS
- a CDS encoding D/L-glyceraldehyde reductase (COG:S; EggNog:ENOG503NU9F) translates to MSLNKTITLNDGNKIPQIGLGTWLSEPGQVEAAVEHAVKSGYRHLDLAKIYQNQHEVGAALKKVIPSVVKREELFITSKLWNISHKPEAVEPALDDTLKELGLEYLDLYLIHWPVALDGGPSGELVPQENGKIKLDLQTSLVETWKAVVDLKKTGKVKSVGVSNFSPKHIDAITKATGVKPAVNQIEAHPLLPQDDLVKYHADNDIHITAYSPLGNNLAGKTKIVDYPEVAEVAKKRNADPAQVLVAWGVHRGYSVIPKSVTATRIVSNFNQIELSDDDYKAVSHIIKTAGGHQRFNTPITYTPTWDINVFDEEVEKKATHQIKIE
- the SSL2 gene encoding DNA helicase (COG:K; COG:L; EggNog:ENOG503NTVF; BUSCO:EOG09260HSP); this encodes MSASAGDDAPLSGLNAVSSIVRRDFSRMPLKIDHNSRPLWISPDDGHIILEGFNTLAEQAQDFLIAIAEPVSRPSFVHEYKLTPYSLYAAVSVGLEPNDIIEVLNRLSKVPVPKSVLDFIREYTASFGKIKLVLRQNKYFVESSHPEILQMLLRDEVIAEARIKPDATAAPARPEAAPKAPTATSAAAPSQGEQEGTGTPGAQPAGEQDLFSAVIGVYDADELDEDDAVHSFEIREEFIETVKRRCNELGFPMLEEYDFRNDRLNPDLDIDLKPITHIRPYQEKSLAKMFGNSRARSGIIVLPCGAGKTLVGITAACTIKKSCLVLCTSSVSVMQWRQQFLQWSNVQDSQISVFTADEKQKFSGASGIVVSTYSMVANTGKRSHTSQKMMNFLESREWGFILLDEVHVVPASMFRRVLTKIKAHAKLGLTATLVREDEKIDELNFLVGPKLYEANWMDLAAKGHIATVQCAEVWCSMTAEFYREYLREKSRKKMLLYCMNPTKFQAAQYLIQYHENRGDKIIVFSDNVYALEAYAIKLGKPYIHGGTPQIERMRILQNFQHNPIVNTIFLSKVGDTSIDLPEATCLIQISSHFGSRRQEAQRLGRILRAKRRNDEGFNAFFYSLVSKDTAEMFYSTKRQQFLIDQGYAFRVIMNLVGQQEMPGLVYSTKSEQIELLQSVLIASESAADFGSDVHAGEMGLAPGSAPKAKRMTGSLNALSGAQHMSYVERNRSMNRSLANDQPRHKAFQKRLAGAKKRT